CCaccggtcttcttcttcttccccagaCTGCCCCTGCCGCCGTTGGCCGAGGCCGAGCAGCCGTGGCGCTCCTCCAGGGTCGAGCTCGGGGTGACTTGGACGTCGTCCTCGATGAGGAGATCGGAGCTGTCAACCCGGAGGTTCTCGAAGTGGGAGAAGGCGAGGTCCGAGTCGTTGAACCTGAACAGTATGCTCGACAGGTCCTCCCCTTGCAGCAGAACATGATCCACCTGCAACCCCGAAACATGCCCATCTTGGTGATGGATACCAGCCTTGAACATTGAAGCTTCCGGACAAGACATGATCATGGTAGACAATTACCTTGCAGGAGAGGGAGCAGAAGTGGAAGGGCTCCTGGAGGATCCTGTCACAGGTCAAGCAAATGTTTCCCGAGCCCTTGAAAGGCCTGGATTGAGGCCTTGGCTTCAGAAACACCACTTTGGCACTGTTGATGGTGTAAGGCTGTCAAGAACAACAAACATCTAAGAAGAAAAACCCCTTCATCTCTTACATGGAAATGAAGTCACAGCACCTGAACATAAGAGCAGTCTATCAGCTTCTCGAGATCATCCAATCGAACCACATCGTTGTAGACATAACGCCTCACCTGAAATTTTCGTGCATTCATGAGCGATTGTGATGGTGTTGGTAATGGAGAATCCTGTAAAGCTTCAAGATTAACCACTAATTGAGTTCATTAAAGTATGAGCCATTGGGTACTTATTCACCAATCATCAGTCGCCCTGAGTCTTTAAGGCAAAATAGTACATCTTGAGGTTGGCCACAATGTGAACTTTTTGAAGCTTTCTTCACCGAGAAGGAAAGATCAATGGAGCCAATTTTCTACATAAATGTATTACTTTTctccatttatatatatatatatatatatatatatatatataaaagattggaTTTGATCTCAGGATGTTACTATCCAtggtaaaaatttatttttacgaATTGAGATCCTCAAAATAATAAGAATTAAGGTGAAAAGTTGACACCTTGTGGTAGATTTTTGGGAATTACCAAGAGGGAAGTATAAATGATGAAAAGCAAAGCAGCCAATTTTATTACTTCAGTAAAGGTAAATACAAAAGATAATGACAAGGGGGGAAAATTCCAGTGTGAAAAAAGATTAATTTGACACAAAAAGACTGATAAAAGTATTGTGAGAAGAAGTATGGGATGCTGAGATCAAAGGCATCAAAATTATTATGACAAAGAAGACtgcacaaagaaaagaaaataaagtaataaaatgaATCTGAAAGAGACCTAATATTAAATGGAAAGATAAAACTTTTTGAAGGGAAAAGAGCAttagaagaagagcaaaaatcaTTAAGCCAGGTTTGTAAATCTACAGAACATTTTGCTGTGCAAATTAATAGTACCACTCAAAACTCTCACCAACAGTAGAAAATTAACTGCAGGAAAGCCATATCTACCACTTTCAAATGTTCATGGTTGCAGGCTGTGTTGTAAACAGAAAAAGAGAGAGGCATATAAGTGTGTTTCAGGTATCCCCACTGGCATCATTGCTGCAACAATTATTACT
This DNA window, taken from Musa acuminata AAA Group cultivar baxijiao chromosome BXJ3-7, Cavendish_Baxijiao_AAA, whole genome shotgun sequence, encodes the following:
- the LOC135642310 gene encoding protein RGF1 INDUCIBLE TRANSCRIPTION FACTOR 1-like, whose protein sequence is MGRGECGGGNGVAAEAGAAATAAAAAMPGWLGGLVEESFFVGCGAHESRKKNEKNIFCLDCCTSICPHCAPAHSSHPLLQVRRYVYNDVVRLDDLEKLIDCSYVQPYTINSAKVVFLKPRPQSRPFKGSGNICLTCDRILQEPFHFCSLSCKVDHVLLQGEDLSSILFRFNDSDLAFSHFENLRVDSSDLLIEDDVQVTPSSTLEERHGCSASANGGRGSLGKKKKTGGFFPQIVLSLSNRRKGAPHRSPLS